The Agrococcus sp. ProA11 genomic sequence CGATGCGCAGTTCGACCTGCTCGCGGTGCCGGTGGATCGCATCGAGGAGGCGCAGCATGCCGCCGACGCGCGGCTGGCGGCCGGCAGCATCTTCGGGCACAGCCACGGCGACGCCTACTGCCTGTTCTGGGTGCGGGGGACGGATGGGCGGGTGCCGGACGAGCTCGTGCAGGTGTCGGGCGTGCTGCTGCAGCGGCTGCCGGGGCTGCCCGCCGTTGCGACCGGAGCCCGCACCGCACTCGCGCTCCTGGCGACGGCGCCGACGCTCGACGGGCTCACCGGCGTCGACGAGCTGTGGCCGGCGGTCGCGGCCGCTCGCCTGGACGAGCTCGTGCCCGGGTTCGCGGCGGGCCGCCTCGCGCCGCTCGACGACCTCACCGACTATCAGCGCGAGGCGATTCTCACGACCGTGCGCACCTACCTCGTCGCAGGCTCCGTGCACGTCACGTCCAAGCGCGTCTTCTGCCATCGCAACACCGTGCTCAACCGACTCGCCGCGTTCCGCGACCGCACCGGCCTCGACGTGCAGGTGCCCGTGGAGGCGGCGCTCGCTCACGTGCTGCTCGCGACCACGGCGCTCGCCCCGGCGGAGCGCTCCGGCGCGTGAGGGAACTGGGCGTGTGCACAATCCGAGCGCGCGAATGCGCGTCACACCGCCATTGAGCATGTGCAAACGACTCCGGGACGATGGCTGGACGCCAGTGGATGCATCCCGACTGCTCGCGTGCGCTGGCTCACAGCACGCCGGCACCCCCAGACCCCCGCACACCGACACCGCGACCAGCTCCGGTCGTCGGTCTCAATGAGGAGAGCACCATGTCCCAAGCACAGAGCGCCGAGCAGGCGCCGGACGACGAGATCGTCGTCAGTCCCCGTGACGTGCGCCGCATCGCTGGCGCCGCCTTCGTCGGCACCGCGCTCGAGTGGTACGACTACTTCCTGTTCGGCACCGCCGCCGCGCTGGTGTTCAACCGGCTGTTCTTCACCGAGCTCGACCCGAGCGCCGCGGTGCTCGCGTCGCTCGCCACGTTCGGTGTCGGCTTCGCGGCACGCCCCATCGGCGCATTCATCTTCGGCGTGCTCGGCGACCGCATCGGCCGACGCCCCACGCTCATCCTGACGATCGTGCTGATCGGTCTCGCGACCGGCATCATCGGCCTGCTGCCGACCTATGCCGACGTGGGCCTGCTCGCACCGGCGCTGCTCGTCACGCTGCGCCTGCTGCAGGGTCTCGCCGTCGGCGGCGAGTGGGGTGGCGCGACCACCATCGCGATCGAGCACGCTCCCGTGAAGCAGCGCGCCCGCTACGCGGCGCTCGTGCAGGTCGGATCCCCGGTCGGCACGCTCATGTCGTCGGGCGCGATCGCGCTCGTGCTGCTCTTCCCGCCCGCCGAGTTCGACGCCTGGGCATGGCGCCTGCCGTTCCTCGCGGCCTTCCCGCTGCTCGGCATCGCGCTCTGGATCCGGCTCAAGGTCGAGGAGTCGCCGATCTTTGAGGACCTCGTGCGCCTCGACCAGCGCGCCAAGGTGCCCGCGCTGCAGGTCTTCACGAAGGCATGGGGCCGGCTCATCGTCGCCGTCATGGCGGCCTTCCTGGGCGTCGGTGGCTTCTACGTCATGAACACGTTCGTGGTCAGCTACGCCGCGAACACGCTGGGCCTCGACCGCAGCATCGCCGTGAACGCGACGCTCATCGCAGCGGTCGCGCAGATCGTCGTCATCCTGCTGTGCGGCCGCCTGGCCGAGAAGATCGGACCGGGACGCGTGACGTTCTGGGGCGGTCTGCTGACGGCCGCTGCAGCCGCGCCGCTGTTCTGGCTCATCGACACGGGCTCGCCGTGGGCGATCACGCTCGCGGTCACCGCGGGCATCTCGCTGTTGACGATCACGTACGCCGTGACCGGCGCGCTGCTGACCGAGCTGTTCCCGCCGGAGCTGCGCTACAGCGGCGTCTCGCTGGGCTACAACATCGCCGGCGCGCTCTCGGGCTTCCTGCCGTTCCTCGCGACCTGGATGATCAGCCTCAGCGGCGAGGCCGTGTCGTGGCCCGCCGTGGTGATCCTCGCGATCGTGGCACTCATCACCGCAGCTGGCGGCTTCTTCGGCGAGCGCCTGCGGGTGCGCGACAAGGAGATCGTGCGGAGCGCCGCCTCCTGACGGCACTCCCTCGCTGACGGCCGGCACCGCGTTCGCGCATGGTGCCGGCCGTCGGCGTCTGCAGCGGCGCCCCGTGCAGCCACGCCCTGCCCCATCCGGGCCAGCGCCGCGCCGTCCCGCGCAGCCCAGCCCCGCCCCATCCCACGCCGTCCCGCCCCGACCCGCCCCGACCCGCGCAGCCCCGCCCGACCCGAGCGGTACGAAACGGTCGCGCCGAGCCGCGTGAGGCGACCGAAACGTACCGGTGGCGCGTGGGGCCCTGCGGGTAGCGGTACGAAACCGTCGCGCCGGGCCGCGTCAGACGACAGAAACGTACCGGTGCGGAGGAGCGGCGCAGGCGTCGCTGGCGGCGCAGGCGGCGCAGGCAGCGCCGACGGCGCAGGCGGCGGCAGCGGCGACGCGCGTCAGGGGGATGCTGCGCGAGCGGCGATGATCGCAGCCGTCGCTGGCGGATCGATGACATGGTGCATCGACTCGGGCACCTGCACGAGCTCGGCCGCCGGCATCCGCTCGACCAGCATCGGCGCCGCGCGCGCGAGCAGCGGCATCGTCTCGACGCCCACCAGCACGGTGGTCGGGACCGTGATCGACAGCAGCTGCGCACTCGGGTCGGATGTCGCCGCGGCGATCATCGCGTCGTAGACGGTCGACTGCGCCAGTGAGGTCAGGTGCTCGAACAGCGGCGACGACCGGAGCTGCTCGATCATCGGCTCGGGCAGGCCGATCCCCTCGCGCTGGAACAGCACGACCGCCTCCCCGCCTCGGCCAGCGTCGACGAGTGCCTGCAGGCGCTGCGGAAGATTCGCGGGCGGCTCTCCCGTGCCGAACCGCAGCGGCGGCTCGGAAAGGAACAGGTGATCGATCGGCACGCCGTGCCCGGCGGCCAGGAGCGCGACCAGCGCGCCGGAGGAGTGCCCGAGCACGATCGCGCGCCCGCCGACGGCGTCGATGACGGCCGCGATGTCCTCAGCCTCGCGCTCGGGCGAGAAGGGCGCGATGCGCTGCCCCTCGGTCGCGTCGCCGCTGTCGCCGCGCCCCCTGCGGTCGAAGCTGACTCCTTCGAAACCCTCGGCGGCGACTGCCTCGACGAGCGCGCCTGCGGCGTCCGCGGTCGAGAACGCGCCGCCGACGATCACGACCGGCCGCCCGGTGCCGATGCGATGCACGGCGATCTGCGTGCCATCGGCTGAACTCGCGTGCTCCATGCCAGCAAGCCAAGCAGGGCGCGCGGCAGGCGTCGAGGGGTGACTCGCGTGCAGGTCAGTCGAGTGAGGGTCGGGGTCCCGGAGCGGCTGCGGCGGCGGTCGGGTCGTTGGACGCCGAGGTCGGGGCCGCCGGTGCCGCGACGGCTGCAGCATCCGCGTCGCCGGTGCGCGGCTGCGGCGGCGATACCGGCGCGTCCAGGGCCTCCGGGTCGATCGCGGGAGGCTGCCGCGGCGCCGTCGGCGCCGCCGAAGCATCCGCTCGATCCCAGGGACGCGTCACTGTCGCCCACAGTGCCGCGGCGACGACCGAGTACACCGCGAGCAGCACAACCCACGCGACGACCGGCGTGTGCACCGCATCCCACGCGGCAGGGAACGGCATGACCACCCAGATCACCAGCGCCATGGCCGCGGTGATCATGCCCGCCCACAGCATCCGGCTGCGTCGCCAGAGGGCACGGCCGGGGAGTGCGCCGACGGGGCTCAGCAGCAGCGGCAGCGCCATCAGGCAGCCGATCGTGAGGCCCGCGAGCGTCTCAACCCCGAGCAACCCGAGCGGGCCGGTCGGTGGCGCGTTCACCTGGATCACGCTGTACACCATCCACGCGGCTACACCGAGCGCCGCGAGGTAGCCGAGCTCGAGCAGGGCCGCGCGCTGCTCGTGCGTGGGAGACGGTCGCAGGAAGATCAGCGCCAGCACGATGCCGAACACGAAGCCCGGCTCGAAGCCGACGATGCGCGAGACCACGATCGCGCCGAGCACGATGAGCAGCGACACCGGGCGGAACCGCACCCCGACGCTGGCGCCATCCCGCCGCAGCATCCATGCCACCAGCAGCAGGCCGAGCAGTCCCTCGATCGCGTAACCCAGGGTGGCGGATGCGGCCAGGCGCAGCGTGCCGATCGTCGCGCCCGCACGGGGATCGATGAGCGCCGTCAGGGCACCGGCCGCGACCAGCCCGATCGCGATGCCCGCGACCGGGTGCAGCGCGCGCTCGACGCGCCGCATCAGGTGCCGGATGCGGTCGGCGATGCTGGTGGCGCCGGCGGCCGAGCGGCGGCGCGCTCGATCGGCGAGCGCGCCAGCAGTCATGTCGACGAGGCGGTTGGGGATCGCGAGCAGTGCCGCGAGCACGACGGCGGTGCCTGCGGTCGAGGCGACGCTCGCGACGGTGACGGGTGCGGCGCCGGCAGGCGTGAGGCCGCTGAGCACGCTCGCCTCGTCGGCGGCCAGCACGGGCTCCGCTTCCTCGGCGGGAGCGGACGGTGGAGCCTGCGCTGCCGACGTCGGCGTCGCAGTCGGCGACGGCGCCGGCGGCAGTGCGAGCAGCACGCGATCGCGCAGCGCCTCCGCATCCGCGGGCGCAGATGGCACGATGAAGTAGCCGCCGCTGCCGATGCTGAGCTGTCGCACCGTCACCCAGTAGTCGTCGGCGATCAGGTGCTCGCCGTCGAGCGGTCCGGCTTGGTCGAACCCGCTCGACGAGAGCCGCACGCCTGCGGAGGTGTCGACACGCACCAGCCCGGCCGCCTCCAGGTCGCCGATCGCGGCCGCCGCCTGCTCGTCGTCGATGGGCGCGTACGCGAAGGTCACGTTCGCCACGGCCTGGCCGACGCTCCAGGTGCAGGCGGTGCCGCCGAGATCCGTGAAGCGCGCCGCGTCGAAACCGCTGAAGTCCTCGACGAGCGTGACGGTGTCGTCGATGGCGGTCAGTGTCGGGTCGACGACGTCAGCGACCTGCCCGCCGCCGAGCACGTCGCAGCTGAGCGGGTCGGATGCGGTGCTCGCCAGTGTCGGCGCGGATGCCCGCACGGCCAGTGGCGTCGCAGCGTGCTGTGGCGTCGCAGCGTGCAGCGGCGTTGCAGCACCGTGCGCGGGCACGGCGCCGATCAGGAGCGCCGCCGCTAGTCCCAACGGCGCGCCGAGCGCCGTCGCCATCGCGAGCAGTCGCCGTGCGCGCATGGAGCCCCCTGACCGGTTGCCAGGAGCCTAGGCGCGATCTCGGCGTCGGCTGGCTTTCTTACCGAAGCCGTGAGCCGGGCTTGAGGCGGTTCAGCGCAGGGCGCGCTTGATGTTCGCGCGCTCCTCCTCGAGCCTGCGCACGCGACGGCTCAGCTTGAACAGGCGCACCGAGCCCAGCAGCCCCGCCACGAGCACGCCGGCGATCGCCGCGAACAGCATGGCGACGCCGAGCGGCAGCGTGAACTGCCAGCCGAAGTAGGCGAACGACGCCTCGACGTTGTTCTGGAGGATGAAGATGAGCAGCAGGATCAGGATGAGCGTGCCGAGGATCAGCGCGATCCAGGTGCCGCCCGTGATGCCCTGGCCCTGGTGCTGGTCGAGCGAGGGGTCGGTGACGACCACGCGGGGGCGGTCCTCGCGCTGCGCCTCGGTCGGGCTCGAGGTCGTGCGCTCGGTGCTCGAAGCCTGGGTGCGCGGGGGCACGCCCGCCGAGCGATCTGCGGCGGTGCGGTCGGAGCCGTCGTGCAGCGGGCGGTCGTCCGAGGTGGGATCCGTGTTCATGGCGATGCTCTCCTTGCTCGGTGCGGTCAGCGCGGGACTCTGCGTGAAGCCGAGCGTAGTCCGGAAGCCCGGATGTGGGCCGGATGTCGTCAGGACTGCTGCGGCCGCGGTCGGGGTGCTGGCGGCGGCGGCACTTCCTTCGCGGCGATGATGTCGGCGATCGCGATCGTGACCTCGCCGCGGCGCGTGGCGATGCTGCAGGAGGCCGCATCGACCGCGACCAGCTCGCCGAGCGCGTCCGTCGCCCCGTGCTGCTGGCCGTGCAGGCGGTAGCGGACGACGAGGCGGGTGCCCAGCGGCAGGGCGCGCAGCTGGGCGGGGGTCATGGTCTCGTGACGCGGCCTGCGGCCGCTCCTCGACCAGCGGGGGTGCCGCGGCCTGCGGCCGCTCCTCGACCAACGGGGGTGGGGCGACCCGCGCCGGTGACGCGGCCTGCGGCCGCTCCTCGACGGGCGGAGCCGGGTGCGGTCACCAGGCGCCCTTGTCGTAGTCCTTCAGGAAGATGCCGAACAGATCCTCGCCCGCCTCGCCGCGCACGATCGGGTCGTAGACACGCGCGGCACCGTCGACCAGGTCGAGCGGCGCGTGGAAGCCCTCCTCGGCCAGCCGCACCTTCGTGAAGTGGGGGCGCTCATCGGTGATCCAGCCGGTGTCGACGGCGGTCATGAGGATGCGGTCGCTCTCGAACATCTCGCGGGCGCTCGTGCGCGTGAGCATGTTGAGCGCGGCCTTCGCCATGTTCGTGTGCGGGTGACCGGGGCCCTTGTAGCCGCGGCCGAACACGCCCTCCATCGCCGACACGTTCACGATGTACTTGCGGTGCGCGCCCGACGCGGCCATCGCCGGTCGCAGCTTCGACACCAGCAGGAACGGCGCGGTCATGTTCGCCAGCTGCACCTCGAGCATCTCGAGCGGCTCGACCTGGTCGACGTGCTGCGTCCAGGAGTTGACGTGCTCCTCGTCCGGCAGCAGGCCGCCGGCGTCGATCGCGGTGCCGGCCGCCAGCCGCTCGAGCGAGCTCGAACCCGCGGCCATCGCCTGCGCGGTCAGCTCGTCGGCCGTCGACGCCGCGCTCGCGAGGATCGGGTGGCTCGCGACCGAGGCCGCGAGGGCGAGCGGATGCGCGTCGTTCGTGTGCCCGAAGGTCACGAGCTCCGGCATCGGGCCGCCGTGCGGCGAGAGCTCCGGCAGCGGCGACGACTCCGCCTCGACGAGCGGCGCATAGGCACCGGGGGAGCGGCGCACCGTCTGCGCCGCGTTGTTGATCAGGATGTCGAGCGGCCCGGCGGCCGCGACATCCTCGGCGAGCGCGACCACCTGGGCCGGGTCGCGCAGGTCGATGCCGACGACCTTCAGCCGGTCGAGCCACTCCGCGGAGTCCTCCAGCGACGCGAACCTGCGCACCGCATCCCGCGGGAACCGCGTCGTGATGGTGGTGTGGGCGCCATCGCGCAGCAGCCGCAGCGCGATGTGCATGCCGATCTTCGCGCGGCCGCCGGTGAGCAGCGCGCGCTTGCCCGTGAGGTCGGTGCGGGCGTCGCGCTTCGCGTGGCTGAGGCGAGCGCAGTCGGGGCAGAGCTGGTGGTAGAAGGCGTCGACCAGCGTGTACTGCTGCTTGCAGATGTAGCAGCCGCGCGATCGCAGCAGCTCGCCGACGGTCGGTGCGGCGGCCCTGGTCGCCAGCGGGATGCCGCGCGTCTCGTCGTCGATGCGGTCGGGTGCGCCCGTCGCGGTCGCGGCGATCACCGCGCGGTCGGCGGCCTGGATGCGCGCGTGCTTCGCCTTGCGGCTCGCGAGCTTGACCTCCTTGAACATGTTCGCGGTGGCCTGCCGCACGGCGACGTAGTGCGGGTCGTCGCGATCCATCTCGTGCAGGGTCGCCAGGACGCGGAGGGTCGTCGCGACGTCGGCCGCATCGATGGTCGCGCGCTCGGCGTCGAGTGCCGCGGCGGCGTCCGCGGCCGCGGCAGCGGGCACGCCAGAGGGATCCGAATGGTGGGGGAGCACAGGCGATTCTATCGCCCGCCTCCTAGCGGCTACACGTCAGGCGATGCCCCAGCCGCTGCCGACGAACGGATGCAGCCACGCGGAGACCACGAGCAGAAGTGCGGCAGCGCCGACGAGCGCGGCACTCGCGCCGGTAGAGCTCGCGGGCCGCTCGCGGGGCCGCGCGAGCAGCACGATCGCCGTGGCCATCGAGAGTACGGACCAGAAGGCGATCGCCCAGCCGAGCACCCAGAGCGCCTCGGTGACGCCGGCTGGCCCGGCCGAAGCCAGGGCAGACAGCTGCAGAAGCACGGCGGCACCTGCGGCCATGGCCGCGGCGACGCTCGCAGGGACGAATGCTGCGTGTGGCGTCTCTGCCTGCGGCTTTCCCTTGATGAGCATGCGTCGACGCTAACCCTGCCACCGGCGGTGACCTCCTCACCTTCGCTCAGCGTCGCATCAACGTTGCCGAAGCAACTCGGATGGCAGAATCGGGGCATGCCCGGCCCCGTTCCGAAGTACGTCGAGCTCGCCGCGCGCCTGCGCGAGCAGGTCGCGCGACAGGCGGTCGGCACGCCGGTGCCCAGCGAGCGGGATCTCGCGATCGAGGAGGGCGTCTCGCGCATGACCGCGCGCAAGGCGATCGAGATGCTGGTCGCAGAGGGCCGGGTGACGCGCGAGGTCGGCAGGGGCAGCTTCGTCGCGCGCCCCGCGCTGAGCGTGCCGCTCACGCTCACGAGCTTCACCGAGAGCATGCTGCAGTGGGGCATGGTCCCCTCGGCGCAGGTCGTCGAGGCCACGACCGCGCCGGCGGGAGAGCTGGCGGCGACGTTCGCCGTCGCGCCAGACGAGCCGCTCGTGCGACTCACGCGCGTGCGACTCGCCGACGGGCGACCGATGGCGCTCGAGCGAGCGTCGCTGCTCGCCACCGCGGCGCCGGGCCTGCTCGAGGCCGCCGACTTCTCCACCGCATCGCTCTACGACGTGCTCGAGCACCGATACGGCGTGCGATTCGACGCCGGCACGCAGGTGATCCATGCCGGCCTCATCGACGCCGACGACGCCGCGCTCCTCGACGCCGAGCCGGGCTCACCCGCGCTCGAATTCGTGCGCACCTCGACGGCCGCAGGCACGGTGCTCGAGCGCACCGTGTCGATCTATCCGGCCGACCGCTTCGCGCTCTCGGCAGCGATCACGCCGACCCGAGCTCCGGGATCCGCGCCGACAGCCGGGCGATGAGCGCGGCGTTCGCGTCGTCGTTGCCCGCCACGTTCGCGCTCCGCCACAGCGGCGCATCCGGCTCGAGCAGCACGACGCGCTCGAGCAGGGCAGACCACAGCGCATTGGTGGCGAGGCTCGACACAGGAGCCGTGATCGGATCCGCGGACGGCCGCGACACGTCGCCCACCGGCGCCCTGGTGTCGAGCACGATGCTCGCGAGCTCGAACAGGCGAGCGCCCGCCCGCGGCTCGGCGGCGCGGCTCGCGCCGACCGAGGTCACCGCGATCACGGTCGCACCCGCGCTCGCGGCCGCGTGCGCCACCTCGACGGGGAAGTGGTTGATGCCGGAGCTCGAGAAGACCACGACGGTGTCGCGCGCCTCCACGCCAGCGCGCGCGACGACATCCAGACCCAGCCCCGGCTGCCGCTCACCGCGCGTCGAGCCGGCCGCGTCGCCGAGCGGCAGCAGCGACGGATGCCACAGCGGCCGCACCTGCGCGAGGCCACCGGCGCGGTAGAACGACTCCATCACCGCGGCGAGCGAGTGCCCGGCGCCGGCGGTGCGCACGAGCCCATCGGCGCGCAGCGTCGCGAGCACCGCGTGCGCGGCACGCTCGAGCGGCTCGGTGTTGGCGTCGATCACCTGGTCCACGAAGGCGCCGAACGTGGTCACAGCCAGCCCCGCTCCTCGAGCGCCGCGCGCAGGCGCGCCTCGGTCTCCCGGACGTCGACGAAGCTCACGACCGGCACCGACAGCGCGTCGCCATCGCCGAGCTCGTCCAGGTAGGTCGGCTGCCCGATGACGACATCCGCTCGCGTGCCGCGGGCCGAGCCGACGTCGGTGTGCTCGAGCTCGGCCTGGACGCCGAGGCGCTCGAGGGCCTGCTCGGCCGTGCGACGGAGGATGAGGCTCGAGCCCATGCCCGCGCCGCACACTGCGAGCACGCGCAGCGGGGTCGGGCGTGCCGCTGCGGCCGCGGAGGCTCCGGCGCGTGAGGCGCTCGCCGTCGCCTGCTCGGCGGGATCGTGCTCGGCGGCGTCCACCGCGGCGCGCTGCGCGCCGACCGGCACGGGCTCGGCCGTCGCATCGGCCGAGTGCTGGTCGATCGGCGGCGCGGGTCGGCGCCCGAGCAGCACGAGCACGGCCACCGTGATGGCGAGCACCAAGCCCGCGACCACCCAGGCCGACCAGGCGCCCAGCGGCGCCAGCACGGTCGATGCGCCCATCAGCAGCCAGCCCACGGCGAACCAGTCGGGGTCGGCGAGCGTGGCCAGCTCCGGTGCGGTGTCGGAGTAGAGGCCCCACGAGATCCACTGGCCGAAGGCGAGGATGACGCCGTTGAGGAGGCCGCCGAAGACCGCGCCGCGCCAGCCGGCGACGGCGTTGCCGAACACGCCGCCCGCGCCGCCGCCGAAGAAGAGCATGATCATGGGCGGCACCAGCACGAACCAGCCGCCGGCCGCGAAGACGCCCATGAGGATGAGGAAGACCACGACCGAGGTGAGGAAGCCGAGCATGACAGCCGTCGGCGCCTTCGTGAAGGTCACGGGGATGTCGAGGGCCGGGTGCGTGCCCGGCAGGGCCTTCTCGCTCAGCCCGCGGAACGCGGGCACGATCTCGGCCAGGAACATCCGCACGCCGAAGAGCAGGATCGCGATACCGGCCGCGAAGCGCAGCGCCTGCAGCAGGCCCCAGACCCACGGCATGACGGTGGCGCCGGCCATCTGCTCCTCGACCACGCCGCCATCCGCGAACACGATCGCGACGAGCATGATGACGCCGATGATGAACGCGGTCGAGACGTTGACGTCCTTGAAGAACGACAGGCCCTTCGGCAGCTTCAGCGCTTCGCTGTCGTGCTTGGCCGGGTCGCCGAGCCGCAGCCACTTGGCGCCGTAGCCGGTGGCGATCGCGAGCGTCGACGTGGTGTGGGCCAGGCCGACCTCGCCGCCATCGGCCATCACGCGGCGCATGAGCGGTGCCGTCCACAGCGGCTGCAGCACCCAGTAGCAGCCG encodes the following:
- a CDS encoding helix-turn-helix domain-containing protein encodes the protein MAEVQAPRSRAWRELVERLDAEMPAIVDDFVREFSERGRYDRDAVGEQDLRDTAEDTLRMLVARMAGGTPTAEDATLAASLGVRRARQGVQLDALLEAVRLDFRVLWRWLQRLAGDEQRAALVEQVEWVLTVVEQYVDEVQQSFLRETAAMQRDVRLATERHLARLLSGDAPRPSAIDAIAQGLGVAADAQFDLLAVPVDRIEEAQHAADARLAAGSIFGHSHGDAYCLFWVRGTDGRVPDELVQVSGVLLQRLPGLPAVATGARTALALLATAPTLDGLTGVDELWPAVAAARLDELVPGFAAGRLAPLDDLTDYQREAILTTVRTYLVAGSVHVTSKRVFCHRNTVLNRLAAFRDRTGLDVQVPVEAALAHVLLATTALAPAERSGA
- a CDS encoding MFS transporter, which codes for MSQAQSAEQAPDDEIVVSPRDVRRIAGAAFVGTALEWYDYFLFGTAAALVFNRLFFTELDPSAAVLASLATFGVGFAARPIGAFIFGVLGDRIGRRPTLILTIVLIGLATGIIGLLPTYADVGLLAPALLVTLRLLQGLAVGGEWGGATTIAIEHAPVKQRARYAALVQVGSPVGTLMSSGAIALVLLFPPAEFDAWAWRLPFLAAFPLLGIALWIRLKVEESPIFEDLVRLDQRAKVPALQVFTKAWGRLIVAVMAAFLGVGGFYVMNTFVVSYAANTLGLDRSIAVNATLIAAVAQIVVILLCGRLAEKIGPGRVTFWGGLLTAAAAAPLFWLIDTGSPWAITLAVTAGISLLTITYAVTGALLTELFPPELRYSGVSLGYNIAGALSGFLPFLATWMISLSGEAVSWPAVVILAIVALITAAGGFFGERLRVRDKEIVRSAAS
- a CDS encoding alpha/beta hydrolase, translating into MEHASSADGTQIAVHRIGTGRPVVIVGGAFSTADAAGALVEAVAAEGFEGVSFDRRGRGDSGDATEGQRIAPFSPEREAEDIAAVIDAVGGRAIVLGHSSGALVALLAAGHGVPIDHLFLSEPPLRFGTGEPPANLPQRLQALVDAGRGGEAVVLFQREGIGLPEPMIEQLRSSPLFEHLTSLAQSTVYDAMIAAATSDPSAQLLSITVPTTVLVGVETMPLLARAAPMLVERMPAAELVQVPESMHHVIDPPATAAIIAARAASP
- a CDS encoding LapA family protein, translated to MNTDPTSDDRPLHDGSDRTAADRSAGVPPRTQASSTERTTSSPTEAQREDRPRVVVTDPSLDQHQGQGITGGTWIALILGTLILILLLIFILQNNVEASFAYFGWQFTLPLGVAMLFAAIAGVLVAGLLGSVRLFKLSRRVRRLEEERANIKRALR
- a CDS encoding SDR family NAD(P)-dependent oxidoreductase: MDAADVATTLRVLATLHEMDRDDPHYVAVRQATANMFKEVKLASRKAKHARIQAADRAVIAATATGAPDRIDDETRGIPLATRAAAPTVGELLRSRGCYICKQQYTLVDAFYHQLCPDCARLSHAKRDARTDLTGKRALLTGGRAKIGMHIALRLLRDGAHTTITTRFPRDAVRRFASLEDSAEWLDRLKVVGIDLRDPAQVVALAEDVAAAGPLDILINNAAQTVRRSPGAYAPLVEAESSPLPELSPHGGPMPELVTFGHTNDAHPLALAASVASHPILASAASTADELTAQAMAAGSSSLERLAAGTAIDAGGLLPDEEHVNSWTQHVDQVEPLEMLEVQLANMTAPFLLVSKLRPAMAASGAHRKYIVNVSAMEGVFGRGYKGPGHPHTNMAKAALNMLTRTSAREMFESDRILMTAVDTGWITDERPHFTKVRLAEEGFHAPLDLVDGAARVYDPIVRGEAGEDLFGIFLKDYDKGAW
- a CDS encoding GntR family transcriptional regulator; this encodes MPGPVPKYVELAARLREQVARQAVGTPVPSERDLAIEEGVSRMTARKAIEMLVAEGRVTREVGRGSFVARPALSVPLTLTSFTESMLQWGMVPSAQVVEATTAPAGELAATFAVAPDEPLVRLTRVRLADGRPMALERASLLATAAPGLLEAADFSTASLYDVLEHRYGVRFDAGTQVIHAGLIDADDAALLDAEPGSPALEFVRTSTAAGTVLERTVSIYPADRFALSAAITPTRAPGSAPTAGR
- a CDS encoding sugar isomerase domain-containing protein, with the translated sequence MTTFGAFVDQVIDANTEPLERAAHAVLATLRADGLVRTAGAGHSLAAVMESFYRAGGLAQVRPLWHPSLLPLGDAAGSTRGERQPGLGLDVVARAGVEARDTVVVFSSSGINHFPVEVAHAAASAGATVIAVTSVGASRAAEPRAGARLFELASIVLDTRAPVGDVSRPSADPITAPVSSLATNALWSALLERVVLLEPDAPLWRSANVAGNDDANAALIARLSARIPELGSA
- a CDS encoding PTS transporter subunit IIC, which produces MGVFEDIVTLITDNFLSQVALLIGLIALVGLALQRKPIEQVVAGGLRATIGVVILNIGVEIFVGGLVAFQAIVSSAMGLEPPTATSTLTDFNAGAGSVVPLIIAGGFVVHLALVRIFRAARYVYLTGHLMYWMSVVIAATLVEAFGDVDRWLLAGVGSVLIGCYWVLQPLWTAPLMRRVMADGGEVGLAHTTSTLAIATGYGAKWLRLGDPAKHDSEALKLPKGLSFFKDVNVSTAFIIGVIMLVAIVFADGGVVEEQMAGATVMPWVWGLLQALRFAAGIAILLFGVRMFLAEIVPAFRGLSEKALPGTHPALDIPVTFTKAPTAVMLGFLTSVVVFLILMGVFAAGGWFVLVPPMIMLFFGGGAGGVFGNAVAGWRGAVFGGLLNGVILAFGQWISWGLYSDTAPELATLADPDWFAVGWLLMGASTVLAPLGAWSAWVVAGLVLAITVAVLVLLGRRPAPPIDQHSADATAEPVPVGAQRAAVDAAEHDPAEQATASASRAGASAAAAARPTPLRVLAVCGAGMGSSLILRRTAEQALERLGVQAELEHTDVGSARGTRADVVIGQPTYLDELGDGDALSVPVVSFVDVRETEARLRAALEERGWL